The segment TTACTTTCCATTCCTCAACCCGAGCGTTTTCAGGTAAATCAAATGATAGTTTTTCTGTAGAAATGCTAGGTGCTAAGTCGGCCGGAACCAAACTGATTTGATCGAACTGCTTTGCCAAATATGGTAATTCGGTGCCGAAATAGGGTTCACTAAATCCGTATGGAAAGTTGGATAAAAATACGATCAGGCGTTTAGTTTGAACCGGTTTTTTCACTGCAACGGTAAATTTAAGCTTCCCACTTGTATTTCATTCCCGCCTCATCAATACCTTCAAACAAATGGGGATAAAACGCTCTAAGTTCGGCAATAAATTGTTCCCTTGGAAGGTCATCAAAACTGCCGTGGTTCTTCACATATTCCATAAACTGCCGGCCTTCATCATCAAACTGTTGAAATACAGCATCATCCTCTCCATTAAAATCTACCGGCGGAACCCCAAATTTTTCACAAAGTCCGAGATTAAATGCCGGACTGGCCTTTACCCATTTTCCTTCCAACCATAATTCTGTAAATCCATGAAAGACAAAAATATCCGAGCGCAAAATCCGAACAAGTTTATCGGTACTCAGGTGGTTTTTTACATTAGCAAATCCCAATCGTGCCGGTATGCCAACTGCTCTTGCACAAGCAGCTAACAGATTGGCTTTTTCAACACAATATCCGTAACCGTGTTTAAGAACAACACTGGCCTTTAGCATATCCGGATGAAGATCAACATGATACGGATCGTAACGAAATTCATCACGCACGGCATAATAAAGCGCAACGGCTTTTTCCTTATCGCTTAATAAATTTTGGGTGTGCTTACGTGCAAATTCCACAACTGCTTCATGGTCGCTATCGATAAAAAAGGTGGGCTGCAGGTATTTCTGAAATTCGGGTGGATAGGTAGAGTTCATCTGGAGCAGCAAAGGTAAGGAAGGATATTCGTCTTTAAGCCTGGTTTTTTACCCCAAATTCATTTTCAGTTTTACTTGGTGAGCTAAATACAGGTTTGGCGGGTCCCATTCGCCTTCATGCTTTTTCCAAAACCCTTGGCAACCTGCAAGGCTCATGGTCGGGCTATCGGCTGTAATCCTCGTCACACTTGGCTAGCGCCGCGTGTGCCTGTGGGTTACTTGCCTCTATCCCTACCCGAGGGCTTCGAACCGGGCTGGTCTGCAATCCCACGCAATGTGTTCCAAAACCCGGCTTGGTTCTGTTGCAAATCGTACAGGTTTGCGTTAGGTCAAATTGGCTTATTTTTGCATGACGAATTTTTATGCTTACCTTTTTTCTAGCCTGGATTGGATATTACGGCTTTCACAGCCTTTTAGCTTCCACCGAACTCAAGTTACGGATAGCAAGGTTTAGTGCCCGATTTTACCGTTATTATCGCCTGGTATATAGCATTTCGGCCTTGCTTGTATTAGGCATTTTAGCTAATTTTAGCTGGAAGGTTCAAAGTCCGATTCTGTTTCAGCAAAAATTGGTTACTGCATGCGGTTTCGTTTTGCTTGGAATTGGAGCCTTGGTGCAAGTAATGGCTATACGTTCATTTAACCTTCGGGTATTTATGGGTTTAGATTCAACACCTTTGCCTAATCAGGTTTCTTTGCAACCATTAATTGTTGATGGTATGTATAAGTATGTTCGCCATCCTTTATATTTCGGGGTGCTGTGCATGGCTCTAGGTATCCTGTTTGTTTTTCCTTACCAACATGTGCTTGGTTTTTCGTTGATTACGATACTTTATTTGTTTATTGGCAGCTATTGGGAAGAAAAGAAGCTTATTCAAGAGTTTGGGTCTTCTTATGTTCTTTACAAGAGCAGGGTAAAAGGAATTATACCGTTTTTGGTTTAGGAATCTACCGTTGAATTACACTATTTGTAATACGGTTTTACCATCCGGTTAGTTGGGTTTAAAAATCATTCATTGACTTCGTGGCAATAAAGCCAATTTTCACCCACGCTCGCACTCGTTTGCAACAAGTGAGGTTGAGAAATTGGTCTCTGACTGATACGTATTATCATTCATCCCTGAATTTTTTAATTTCTACTAATCCCTTTCCTTCATTATAGTCAACTACACTGCTAATCAGCTATTCATGCGGATACTGTACAAGCAGCTGCCTTACCAGATTTTGATGGATGAAATTTAGTCTTTGCACTACCCATTCCTTCTTTTCCAGTAAATTGGCTTGGTTATTCTCCCTCCATTCGGAATAACAAACAATCCCTTATGCTTTTGCCACTGGCTAGAATTTGGGTTTAACGTGATTTCTGTTTTGACTTATTAGAAAAAGGTATTGACCTTTAATGATTGAGAATCTCTTTTTCCCACAAAAGCCTCTTCCATTTACCGAGCCCAGGTTCATTGGGTAAACTGTTTGGGTTTGCACCCCGGGCAACGATAGAGCCAGGTAGCCCACAGTTACCCGACGGCGCTAGCCTAGGGTGACGAGGACTACAGGCGATAGCGTGACCCGAACGCCCATGCAGGATCGCTGAACAGTTGCAAACCTTTCGTTGGGCGTGAAGGGGGCCCGCCAAATCATTAAAAAACAGAAGATTAACCTATAAATCGAGGTTGTACTCCGAAATTTTACGGTACAAGGTCCTTTCTGAAATGCCCAACTCCTCGGCGGCTTTTTTGCGTTTACCCTTATGCTTTTCTAAAGCCTTGATAATGAGTTCTTTTTCTCGGTCTTCGAGGCTTAAACTTTCCTCTTCAATTTCTTCGTGATCCTGGATGTTGATTACCGGAATATCAGGCTTTTTATGAATACTGATGGTATGTTCGCCCTGATTATCGGTTACCACTTCCTCGTAAAGTTTACGAATAATATTGGCATTGTTTTGTTGTACCTCACCCGATCCGGCCTGTCCGCCGCTACTGATGATATCAAACACCAGTTTTTTGAGGTCAACGATGTCTTTTTTCATATCGAATAAGACCTTGTAAAGCAGTTCACGTTCGGTGAAATCCTGGTTTCCCAAACCGGCGGCTAAACCACTAACTGCCATGGGAATAGGCAAGTTGGAGGTACTGTGTTCGGCGGGTAAATAGTTAACTAAGACATCGGTTGAAATGTTGCGATTTTTTTCAATGATAGAAACCTGCTCAGTAACATTTTTCAGCTGTCTAACATTTCCCGGCCAGTTGTATGATTTCAGCATTTCGGTAGCAGCTTCATCAAGTCGTATGGCTGGCATGCGGTATTTTTCGGCGAAATCGGCAGCAAATTTCCGGAAAAGTAATGGGATATCATCACGGCGTTGTTTCAGGGATGGCACAGCGATAGGAACAGTGTTAAGCCGGTAAAACAAATCCTCACGAAACTTGCCTTTAGCCACTGCTTCGGGCATGTTTACATTGGTTGCGGCTACCACCCTTACACTGGTTTTGATGGATTTAGAAGCACCTACCCGAATAAATTCTCCGGTTTCGAGAACCCGGAGTAAGCGAACCTGGGTAGAGAGCGGCAATTCAGCAACCTCATCGAGGAAAATGGTTCCTTTGTCGGCCACTTCAAAATAGCCTTTTCTGGCTTCGTGTGCACCGGTAAAGGATCCTTTTTCGTGCCCAAACAATTCGCTATCGATGGTTCCTTCGGGAATTGCACCGCAGTTTACGGCGATGTAGGTTCCGTGTTTGCGGGAGCTGAGGTTGTGGATGATTTTGGAGAATACTTCTTTACCCGAACCGCTTTCGCCGGTAACCAACACCGAAAGATCGGTTGGAGCTACCTGTGCAGCAATGTCGATGGCGCGGTCGAGTAGGGGGGAAGTTCCTATAACACCGAAGCGTTGTTTAATTTCTAAGCTTGTCATGTTTTAATTGGTTTTATCAAAGACGGGGAAAGGCTTAATTTTCCACGGCTTCGCCCAACAAAGTGGCCGCTGTACAATCCAATACTTTAACCATAACATAATCGCCCGGTTTGTAGTGTTTTTTGGGGAATACAATCACTTTGTTTTGGGAATTTCGTCCGGACAAATGTTCTTTGGATCGTTTGCTGGTGTTTTCGACCAATACTTCGAACACTTTACCCAGGTCGCGTTTATTGCTTTCGTGAGAAAGGCGTTGTTGAAGATTAACTACTTCGGTAAGGCGGGCTGTTTTAATATCTTCGGGAACGTCGTCGGTAAATTTGCGTTCGGCCAGGGTTTTAGGGCGTTCGGAATATTTAAACATGTAGGCGAAGTCGTAACCAACCCATTCCATAAGGCTTACGGTTTCCTTGTGTTCTTCATCGGTTTCGGAACAAAATCCGGTGATGATATCGGTGGAAATACCGCAATCGGGGATGATGCGACGGATGGCATTTATACGGTCCTGGTACCATTCGCGGGTATAGCCCCGGTTCATCATTTCCAAAATGCGGGAATTTCCGCTTTGAACCGGCAGGTGGATGTAGTTGCAAATGTTGGGGTATTTGGCCATCACATGCAGCACATCGTCATTCATATCTTTAGGGTGTGAGGTAGAAAAACGAACCCTCAACAAGGGACTAACCTGGGCAACTTTTTCCATTAACTGAGCAAAAGTGGTTGCTTTGGCTCGCTCTTCATCGGAAAGAATTTCTTTTTTTAAACCACCACCTGCGTAGAGGTAAGAATCAACATTTTGTCCAAGCAGTGTTACTTCGCGATAGCCCTGTTCAAAAAGTTCTTTTGCTTCCTGAACAATGGTTTCCGGGTCACGACTGCGTTCTCTCCCCCTGGTGAAAGGAACCACACAAAAGGCGCACATATTATCGCAGCCACGCATGATGGAGATAAAGGCGGTGATGCCGTTTCCACCCAAACGAACCGGGGTAATATCGGCATAGGTTTCTTCTTTGGAAAGGATAACATTCACTGCTTTTTGTCCGGTTTCAGCTGTTTCGAGCAATTGAGGAAGGTCGCGATAAGCGTCAGGGCCCACCACAATATCCACCAGTTTTTCTTCTTCCAGCAATTGGGCTTTTAAACGCTCGGCCATACAACCCAACACCCCAATAACCAATTCAGGTTTATGTTTCTTTACGGCCCTGTATTCTTTTAGTCGTCCGCGTACCCGTTGTTCGGCATTGTCGCGAATGGCACAGGTGTTTACAAAGATTACATCGGCTTCCTGAATGTCTTTGGTGGTGCTATACCCTTTATCTTTGAGGATAGAGGCTACAATTTCACTATCGGAGAAATTCATTTGGCAGCCATAGCTTTCCAGGTAAAGTTTTTTATTGGCTCCGGGCAGAGCTTCAATAAGGGTTGCTTGTCCTTGTTTGGATTCATCAATCACCTTAAATTCGTCGTGTTCAAACATGTTTTCAAAAAAAGGCTGCAAAGATAGGGCATTTTATTGAGATGGTGACAAATTGGCAGATTTTTAGATAGTTTAAAGCAATAGGCTAAGTTGATGAAAATAAAAGAATGGATTTAAGGTTCAAGTGAAAAGAGGGGCATTTCTATAAACGGAAGAGAATAGCAGCAATGATTCGGGTTTCGTTTTTTCGAAGATCGGGTCTCCAGGTAGGGTCTAGGGTGCTTGTTGCGTAGCCTGTTTGAGAGGTTACCCCGCCGGGACCGGCAAAATAGGGGACAGAGCTGGCTCTATGAACCAATTCTATCCGGAAGGTGATGCTTTGATTAGGCATAAAATCCAGGTTGGTTGAACAATCCCAGGCTTTGAAGGGGTCGCCGGGATTGGCAGAGAAAGGAAAGGCGCCTTCGGTCTTGGTTGGGTCGTTGGGATTGGGCAGAGGACTGGCTTGTCCGGTGGGATATAACACCAAATATCTACCCGGGTTGGTCATAACGCCTCCGCCAAAAGTCCAGGCCAGCTTATTTTTCATGAACCACAAACGATGGTAAAACATGGCACTTAAAAAATATTGGGACGGACCATGGATGCTGTCGCCTTTATTAAAACCGTTAACGCCTCCCCCCCATTCGCAGCCTATATCTACGGTAAGAGAAATGGCAGCCCTGGTAATTTTACTATGGTTGGGACGATTGGTATAACGCCATAGCAAACTGTTGTCGGAATGGAAACGTTTCCGGGAAGGCAAACCTGCTGCATCGGTACCGTAGTAATTATTGGTAAGGATTTTAAAGTTTGAATTAGGTATCCAGGTAACATTTCCGCCTAAACCGGGCATGCTGTTGAACTTGCCATAGCTTTGCCAGCCATTGATAATCCAGGGTTCAATCTTGAGGTGTTTGGTGGGGTGGTATTGAATTCGGATTCCATTAAAAAACCAGGGAGTATTGTCAGAAGTATAAGAAGCCTGATATTCCCAGTTTTCGGCCTGGTAGAAAGAATTCAGGCCGATATAGGACATAAATAGTCCGGCATCTACATTTAAGCCATAAGCCGTATTAAAGTGGTAACCTGCATAAGCTTCACTCAAGTAACGGTAAACATTGGCAAGCTGGTATTGGCCTCTATATGGACTATAATCATTTCGGGGAACCACTACCGAGCGGGTTCCGAATTGGGTCATAAAACGGGCTCTAGCTCCTTTATAATAGAAATCTCCCCCAACATGCAAGGCCGAAAGTTCTACTTCATTGTTTCTGGCCAAAGCCGTAGAACCAACTACCGTATTGTCGTTGGGATTATTGAAGGAAAAGGTATAATTAACATCGAGCAATATGCTGGGTGTAAAGTAAGGAATACGGTTGAAAACAGAGCTGTCGCGGCGGTCGCTGCCATTGGCCCAGGTTAGGTCAAGGCCTTCAAAGGCTTCTCCTTTCTGTTTGGAAATATGAGCATTGGGTTTGTTTTCCTGAATTTTGTCCGGGTTTTCAGGAATAGGATTAGGCTGTTGGCAATGGGTCAAAAAGGGCACAGAAATACATGCTCCAAGCAGGAGTAAGGGGGGTAATTTAAACATGGTGATTTAGGGATTTAAACGTTCGAGCGAAATGGGTGAAATGGGATTTACAACCAAGGGATATTCTTCAATAACTACATCACTGCGATCCAGTCCAAAAGCTTTTTCATCACGTTGGCTTAGTTTTTTTAGAAAAAAGTAGGATTCCAAAAGCAAACTGTTTTTCATTCCAAAATCGTTTTCAACAGAAAGGAATTTTTCCATGACCACAAATTTGAAGTCGGGCTCGGGATTATATTTGGTAGAACCATCCGGACGAGTATGTAGGTTGAGTTCTTTGTTTTGGACCAGCTCTTGCACAATTTTTTTGAAATAGAATTCAGAACGTGGTTGTATCCTGAATCCTACATGGATATTTATTTTTATAACCTTATCGTCCACCAATTCAGAAACATCGTAAGCCAAGGTATAAGGTTGTTCGGTTCGGTGAATATGCAAAAACCAATATACATCCGCACGTTTGGGTCGTTTAGCAAAGATTGATTTTATGATTTTTTCCTCGATTTCGTGGCGGTTGTTAGCTTTGGTAAGGTAAATTAGGTGAGTTGAAAATGGGGTAATACTCGTATCCTGACTTAGTTCAGTAATCGATTGGGCGTACTGGCCTAAATCTACAAAGCGGGTAAGCCGGTTGTTTATTTTTCGGGCATAATACCAAACATACATGGTGGCGAAAATGAGGAGTTCAAAAAAGAGAAACATCCATCTTTCTTTAATCTTGGCCACATTAGCAATAAAAAAGCTCCCTTCCACCAGACCGAAAACAACAAGGAAAAGAATGATTAGCATAGGATTCCATTTCAAACGATAGGCTAAAAAATAGGTAAGTAACAGGCTTGTCATCATCATAGCAATGGTGATGCTAAAGCCATAAGCAGCCTCCATGTTGGTTGAACTTTGAAAGTAAAGTATCATAAGGATACAGCCTGCCCACAAAATGGTGTTTACCGATGGGATATAAATTTGTCCTTTGGTTTCGGTTGGTTGCCTAACACTTACTCTTGGCCAAAAATTAAGGTTCATGGCTTCAGAAATGAGCGTGAAGGAGCCGCTAATCAAGGCTTGTGAAGCAATAATGGTTGCAAGGGTTGCGATAAGAATACCGGGCAACAAGAGCCAGGAAGGCATTAATTCAAAAAAAGGATTGCGGCCGTTAAGTTGTGTTTGACCTTGTTGCAGTGACCAGGATGCCTGGCCAAGGTAATTGGTTATCAGGCAGGTTTTTACGAAAAGCCACGAAATCCGGATGTTTTTTCTACCACAATGGCCCAGATCGGAATACAAAGCTTCAGCACCGGTTGTTGCCAAAAACACTGCCCCTAGCAACCAAAACCCCTGTGGGTAATGCACCAATAGCAGGTAGGCATAATAAGGGTTCAGACTTTTTAAAACAATTGGGTAGTGTAAAATTTGGTTGAATCCGAGGGCAAAGAGCATAGAAAACCAAAGAACCATGATGGGGCCAAAGGCAAAACCTACTTTTTGTGTTCCGAAGCGTTGGAAGAAAAACAATAGGGATAGAATCAGAATAACAATGGGAACAGTTGGAATATGTGCTAATCCATCAATCATTTCCAGTCCTTCCACAGCCGAAGCAACAGAAATCGGTGGAGTAATAATACCATCGGCCAATAAGGTGGTTGCGCCCAGGATGGTTGGAATTACCAGCCCTTTTCCAAACCTGCGAATTTGGGCATAGAGCGAAAAAATGCCCCCTTCTCCATCGTTGTCGGCTCGAAGTGTTAGCCAAATATACTTAATACTGGTTTGAATAACCAAGGTCCAAAAAACGCATGAAACACCTCCCAAGACTAATGTTTCATCTATCGGGCGATTTCCTAAAATGGCTTTAAACACATAGAGTGGACTGGTTCCTATATCGCCGTAAATGATGCCCATGGAAACGAGTAAGGTGGCCGCGGTAACCTTTTGAGAATGGATGTTGAACTTGCCCATAAACTAAAAATTGATGGGGCAAAGGTCATGGGAAGGGCATAAAGGTGGAATAAGGGTTTGGACGGCGGTATAAAGAAAGTATAAAGATGGAGGGGTTACCCAAACCTATACCCAACCCCCGGAATGGTGGTCAGTAGCTTTTCCTCATCCTGGTCTAAATCCAATTTTTTACGCAATTGACCAATAAATACGCGTAAATATTGGGTTTCCAATTGATATCCCGTTCCCCATATTTCCTTCAGTACCTGCGCATGGGTTAAAACCCTTCCCCGGTTTTCCATCAAAAGCAAAAGCAATTTGTATTCGGTTGGGGTTAAACTAATTTCTTCTTCTTGTTTCCAAAATCGACGAGAGGCAATATCCAGTTTA is part of the Bacteroidia bacterium genome and harbors:
- the miaB gene encoding tRNA (N6-isopentenyl adenosine(37)-C2)-methylthiotransferase MiaB, which codes for MFEHDEFKVIDESKQGQATLIEALPGANKKLYLESYGCQMNFSDSEIVASILKDKGYSTTKDIQEADVIFVNTCAIRDNAEQRVRGRLKEYRAVKKHKPELVIGVLGCMAERLKAQLLEEEKLVDIVVGPDAYRDLPQLLETAETGQKAVNVILSKEETYADITPVRLGGNGITAFISIMRGCDNMCAFCVVPFTRGRERSRDPETIVQEAKELFEQGYREVTLLGQNVDSYLYAGGGLKKEILSDEERAKATTFAQLMEKVAQVSPLLRVRFSTSHPKDMNDDVLHVMAKYPNICNYIHLPVQSGNSRILEMMNRGYTREWYQDRINAIRRIIPDCGISTDIITGFCSETDEEHKETVSLMEWVGYDFAYMFKYSERPKTLAERKFTDDVPEDIKTARLTEVVNLQQRLSHESNKRDLGKVFEVLVENTSKRSKEHLSGRNSQNKVIVFPKKHYKPGDYVMVKVLDCTAATLLGEAVEN
- a CDS encoding transglutaminase family protein; the encoded protein is MNSTYPPEFQKYLQPTFFIDSDHEAVVEFARKHTQNLLSDKEKAVALYYAVRDEFRYDPYHVDLHPDMLKASVVLKHGYGYCVEKANLLAACARAVGIPARLGFANVKNHLSTDKLVRILRSDIFVFHGFTELWLEGKWVKASPAFNLGLCEKFGVPPVDFNGEDDAVFQQFDDEGRQFMEYVKNHGSFDDLPREQFIAELRAFYPHLFEGIDEAGMKYKWEA
- a CDS encoding isoprenylcysteine carboxylmethyltransferase family protein; the protein is MLTFFLAWIGYYGFHSLLASTELKLRIARFSARFYRYYRLVYSISALLVLGILANFSWKVQSPILFQQKLVTACGFVLLGIGALVQVMAIRSFNLRVFMGLDSTPLPNQVSLQPLIVDGMYKYVRHPLYFGVLCMALGILFVFPYQHVLGFSLITILYLFIGSYWEEKKLIQEFGSSYVLYKSRVKGIIPFLV
- a CDS encoding KUP/HAK/KT family potassium transporter, with product MGKFNIHSQKVTAATLLVSMGIIYGDIGTSPLYVFKAILGNRPIDETLVLGGVSCVFWTLVIQTSIKYIWLTLRADNDGEGGIFSLYAQIRRFGKGLVIPTILGATTLLADGIITPPISVASAVEGLEMIDGLAHIPTVPIVILILSLLFFFQRFGTQKVGFAFGPIMVLWFSMLFALGFNQILHYPIVLKSLNPYYAYLLLVHYPQGFWLLGAVFLATTGAEALYSDLGHCGRKNIRISWLFVKTCLITNYLGQASWSLQQGQTQLNGRNPFFELMPSWLLLPGILIATLATIIASQALISGSFTLISEAMNLNFWPRVSVRQPTETKGQIYIPSVNTILWAGCILMILYFQSSTNMEAAYGFSITIAMMMTSLLLTYFLAYRLKWNPMLIILFLVVFGLVEGSFFIANVAKIKERWMFLFFELLIFATMYVWYYARKINNRLTRFVDLGQYAQSITELSQDTSITPFSTHLIYLTKANNRHEIEEKIIKSIFAKRPKRADVYWFLHIHRTEQPYTLAYDVSELVDDKVIKINIHVGFRIQPRSEFYFKKIVQELVQNKELNLHTRPDGSTKYNPEPDFKFVVMEKFLSVENDFGMKNSLLLESYFFLKKLSQRDEKAFGLDRSDVVIEEYPLVVNPISPISLERLNP
- a CDS encoding porin translates to MFKLPPLLLLGACISVPFLTHCQQPNPIPENPDKIQENKPNAHISKQKGEAFEGLDLTWANGSDRRDSSVFNRIPYFTPSILLDVNYTFSFNNPNDNTVVGSTALARNNEVELSALHVGGDFYYKGARARFMTQFGTRSVVVPRNDYSPYRGQYQLANVYRYLSEAYAGYHFNTAYGLNVDAGLFMSYIGLNSFYQAENWEYQASYTSDNTPWFFNGIRIQYHPTKHLKIEPWIINGWQSYGKFNSMPGLGGNVTWIPNSNFKILTNNYYGTDAAGLPSRKRFHSDNSLLWRYTNRPNHSKITRAAISLTVDIGCEWGGGVNGFNKGDSIHGPSQYFLSAMFYHRLWFMKNKLAWTFGGGVMTNPGRYLVLYPTGQASPLPNPNDPTKTEGAFPFSANPGDPFKAWDCSTNLDFMPNQSITFRIELVHRASSVPYFAGPGGVTSQTGYATSTLDPTWRPDLRKNETRIIAAILFRL
- a CDS encoding sigma-54 dependent transcriptional regulator; amino-acid sequence: MTSLEIKQRFGVIGTSPLLDRAIDIAAQVAPTDLSVLVTGESGSGKEVFSKIIHNLSSRKHGTYIAVNCGAIPEGTIDSELFGHEKGSFTGAHEARKGYFEVADKGTIFLDEVAELPLSTQVRLLRVLETGEFIRVGASKSIKTSVRVVAATNVNMPEAVAKGKFREDLFYRLNTVPIAVPSLKQRRDDIPLLFRKFAADFAEKYRMPAIRLDEAATEMLKSYNWPGNVRQLKNVTEQVSIIEKNRNISTDVLVNYLPAEHSTSNLPIPMAVSGLAAGLGNQDFTERELLYKVLFDMKKDIVDLKKLVFDIISSGGQAGSGEVQQNNANIIRKLYEEVVTDNQGEHTISIHKKPDIPVINIQDHEEIEEESLSLEDREKELIIKALEKHKGKRKKAAEELGISERTLYRKISEYNLDL